From a region of the Corvus cornix cornix isolate S_Up_H32 chromosome 2, ASM73873v5, whole genome shotgun sequence genome:
- the LOC104695106 gene encoding LOW QUALITY PROTEIN: uncharacterized protein LOC104695106 (The sequence of the model RefSeq protein was modified relative to this genomic sequence to represent the inferred CDS: inserted 6 bases in 5 codons) has translation MTENPSAKVKAAFYALLAKHNARPSPGGEEWAQNNWFNLDNVTDRVCSLQHETRFKFGRNKTIICSVLGACLAAGLXKSRLKRCTEEKAIIDSLQNLVEILQKQLDEEKNKNHLLETALKEEYFKNSKNTDSPKETEEKETPHINQIYPQKELILVKNCGENCCPRIRPLIKTEYNYINDEDLXPHITTKQIPYTAVELARLKKEYGRXPHESETEYVFRVSLTGGDQIQLTEQEASGYWGHGXFLTTGDKRGTWSLTQRAAFWAGGLNPLERGDPFATVGTPDQLLESVHKAACLQMIHERKLTPGYESPTQLPVKPELMTPLIRGLPESLKSTATVLQKTIAAVGPVERLDRFLGNPSDQTASTDPGFTPYSTPSQPPGSQSNSPASDCKVWTWSEVEEDLINYSRKYGPIKIPEEKSDKTKGVRYIRAPHSEKPENVKQISNRQHWWLLGXQKGVPKDVMDGLPLDKLSKVVSNWHCRKPILPNPSIQPSAPLLPQNLDSESEQLLPQSLCSEPKRPLPQNQGN, from the exons atgactgaaaacCCTAGTGCAAAAGTTAAAGCCGCGTTTTATGCTCTGCTAGCAAAACACAATGCCCGGCCCTCTCCGGGAGGGGAAGAATGGGCTCAAAATAACTGGTTTAATTTGGATAATGTAACTGATAGAGTATGTTCTTTACAACATGAGACTAGATTTAAATTTGGCCGAAATAAAACCATAATCTGCTCTGTTTTAGGGGCATGCCTTGCGGCGGGGCT TAAATCACGCTTAAAGCGATGTACTGAGGAGAAAGCAATCATAGATTCACTTCAAAACCTAGTGGAGATTTTACAGAAACAATTAGatgaagagaagaataaaaatcattTGCTAGAGACTGCTTtaaaagaggaatattttaagaattcaAAGAATACTGACTCACcaaaagagacagaggaaaaggaaactcCTCACATTAACCAAATATACCCCCAGAAAGAACTAATACTAGTAAAAAATTGTGGGGAAAACTGCTGCCCTCGTATAAGACCTCTGATTAAAACAGAATATAATTATATCAATGATGAAGATT AACCGCATATCACCACTAAACAAATACCATACACTGCTGTTGAATTGGCCAGGTTAAAAAAGGAGTATGGGC CTCCCCATGAATCTGAGACGGAATATGTTTTCCGAGTGTCCCTCACTGGAGGAGACCAAATTCAATTAACTGAACAGGAGGCCAGTGGATACTGGGGACATG GTTTCTTGACAACAGGAGACAAACGTGGCACATGGTCGCTGACTCAGCGCGCAGCTTTCTGGGCCGGGGGACTCAATCCTTTAGAAAGGGGAGACCCTTTCGCTACAGTTGGTACCCCTGATCAACTTCTAGAAAGCGTCCACAAAGCCGCCTGTCTGCAAATGAtccatgaaaggaaattaactccTGGATATGAATCCCCCACGCAATTACCTGTTAAACCTGAACTGATGACCCCTTTAATTCGAGGCCTTCCAGAATCACTCAAATCTACAGCAACTGTCCTTCAAAAAACCATAGCAGCTGTAGGTCCCGTAGAAAGGCTGGACAGATTCCTTGGAAACCCGAGCGACCAAACTGCATCTACCGATCCTGGCTTTACTCCATATTCAACCCCCTCTCAGCCGCCAGGTTCACAATCAAATTCACCTGCCAGTGATTGCAAAGTTTGGACATGGAGTGAGGTTGAAGAAGATCTGATTAATTACAGTAGGAAATACGGACCTATAaaaatcccagaggaaaaatcagacaaaacaaaaggtGTCAGGTACATTAGGGCTCCTCATAGTGAAAAACCAGAGAATGTAAAACAGATCTCTAATCGTCAGCATTGGTGGTTATTAG ATCAAAAAGGGGTCCCCAAAGATGTGATGGATGGCTTACCCCTAGATAAATTGAGTAAGGTAGTGTCTAACTGGCACTGCCGAAAACCCATTCTACCGAATCCGTCAATTCAACCCAGTGcacccctcctcccccagaATCTGGACAGTGAGTCAGAGCAACTTCTCCCTCAGAGTCTGTGCAGTGAGCCAAAACGACCTCTCCCTCAAAACCAGGGAAACTAG